Sequence from the Marinilabiliales bacterium genome:
CAAACACCCACATGTCGCATAACCCGATATACCCGTCCGATTTCAGCAAAGGCTTCTATAACGGGGAGAGGGATATCATTATGATGGATGAAGGAGCTGTGGTTGACAGGAAATTCGGCAGCAATGCAACCTTTATCGGGGTTGACGAAGCGCTCGTACCCCGTGCCTTCAGCAGTGTTACAGGTCCGGTCTATCTTCAGAGGGGCTATTCAATAGTAATGACTGCTATCGAGAATGCGGGGCTTCTCCCTACACTGAAAAGGAGGAACCAGGAGTATGCATTTTTCGTTGAATCTGATGCAAATTTGCGCCAGGATTCATCGCTCGTGTATGACCCGCTAACCAGGAGTTTTGCCGCCTGGCAGGTTCCGCCACCGGGAACAGGTGACGCACAATCTTTTGGAGTATCCACCAGGGACCTGAGAACCCTGCTTTTAAATCACATAGGCACCGCTTTGCCGACCGGACTGGCAAGGAAGGAGTTCATCCCCAACCTTGCAGGCAATTATATCGTGGTTGACAACGAAACAGGTGAGGTAAGGGGTTCGCAAGCAACAACAGAGGGCTTCAGGGGATACAGGGCAATGCCCAATTTCCCGAGACAGATCAGCACAAATGCAGACAACGGGATCACGTATGACATAGAAAACTGGATGAGCTGGGGAACCGCGAATATCTATACATCCATCTCCTCAAGGTATCCGCATTTTCATAACCTGCTGTTAAGGGCCGGCCTGGCTCTGCCTCAACAGAACAGATACACCTTTATTTCCGATAATCAATTCTACACTATCTTCATACCAACCCCCGAGGCAATAGCTGATTCCGGTGCCGGCAACATGCCCGACAACAGCAGGCAGCTGAAGGACTTTGTGATGATGCACTTTGTGCAGGGCGACGTTATATTTACCGACGGCAGGAAAATGCCCGGATATTATGAAACGGCGAGGATAGATGAGAGATCAACCACCTATACCACCATTTTCACACAAATCTATATCAATCCGCGTTATGATGTTATTGAATTCCCCGACAATGAAGGCAACATCTTTGCAACAATAGACGAATCAGATGCAACCAACATCATGACAGGACGCACGATAATTGAAGGTACCGGACAGCAAACAATTCCAAATGCAGTCAACCAGGGTGTCATTCACCAGATAGACAAGGCTTTTTCCCTTGAAAATATGGATGCGAGATAATTTATAAAACAAATTATTACAGATGAAAAAATTTAACAGATCCTTTTTCCTGATACTGGCGGCATTCAGTTTTATCCAGGCCTCCGCCCAGCAGAATATTGTCAGGGGCAGAATCTATGACATGAGCGACAGAACTACCATTGTCGGAGCCAACATCATCGAGTACGACAGAGATGAACGTGTTGTGAACGGGGCTGTTTCGAATGTGAATGGAGATTTCGTGCTGCAAATGCAAAACCCTGAAAATACGGTAAGGATCAGCATGATAGGTTATGAAATACAGGAAATAACCCCCAATTTTTCTGAACCGATGGTCATTGAGCTGCGCTCAACCACTGTCGAGTTCGAAGAGGTGACCATTACGGCACGGGCAAGTGACCATACACGGCTCACAAATATTGCCGACAGGGATGACGCCTCATCAACCGTGAGGATTGACATGCGTGAGATGCAGGGTGCAGGTTTCGTATCTCCTGCCGACGCATTGCAGGGAAGGGTAACCGGTCTTGACATCATTGCCGCATCAGGTGACCCGGGTGCCGGTTCGCATATTGTGATTCGCGGACTGAGTTCAATGGGAAACAGCAGGCCGCTGATTGTAATTGACGGTATCCCCCAGTCCAGGGTCGCTTCGGACTTTGACCTTGCATCGGCCGATGTTGAAGATATAAGTAACCTTATCAATATAGCCCTCCAGGATATCAGGTCCATATCGGTACTGAAGGACGGTGCCTCAACGGCCATATACGGTTCCAGCGGCGCAGACGGGGTATTGATCATTGAGACCCACCAGGGGCGGCTGGGTAAAGTTCAGTTTGACTACCAGTACAGGGGTGGCCTGAACATCCAGCCCGATCCGATACCCATGCTCGACGGAAATGAATATATCATGCTGCAGCTTGAACAATGGCACAACAGCAGGGGGGTATTTACCATCCCGTCCGAAATAGCATACGACAGGGATTTCAGGGATTTCTACAACTACTCCCGCAACACCGACTGGCTTGGGGCGGTAACCCAGAACGCCGCTTCGCATGACCACTATTTCAGCCTGAGCGGTGGAGGCGAAAGGACCAGATACTTCACCTCATTCGGTTACATGAATGAAGGAGGA
This genomic interval carries:
- a CDS encoding SusC/RagA family TonB-linked outer membrane protein → MKKFNRSFFLILAAFSFIQASAQQNIVRGRIYDMSDRTTIVGANIIEYDRDERVVNGAVSNVNGDFVLQMQNPENTVRISMIGYEIQEITPNFSEPMVIELRSTTVEFEEVTITARASDHTRLTNIADRDDASSTVRIDMREMQGAGFVSPADALQGRVTGLDIIAASGDPGAGSHIVIRGLSSMGNSRPLIVIDGIPQSRVASDFDLASADVEDISNLINIALQDIRSISVLKDGASTAIYGSSGADGVLIIETHQGRLGKVQFDYQYRGGLNIQPDPIPMLDGNEYIMLQLEQWHNSRGVFTIPSEIAYDRDFRDFYNYSRNTDWLGAVTQNAASHDHYFSLSGGGERTRYFTSFGYMNEGGTTINTSAQRFSTRVNLDYFLSRRFVFTVQFNYTNNQYERNMRVDGRNIREMAYIKSPNMSIWEYDENGNPTGEYFNPITSYQGSGATFFNPVAISNL